In one Myxocyprinus asiaticus isolate MX2 ecotype Aquarium Trade chromosome 29, UBuf_Myxa_2, whole genome shotgun sequence genomic region, the following are encoded:
- the LOC127420153 gene encoding deoxyribonuclease gamma-like isoform X3 codes for MAHSTAMASKFVPLTSKVLVILNQIVARCDICLLQEVRDQKNKAIPRLIAALNGLSRDGEYDYVASGRLGRTQTYQEQYVFVYRKSTAKLKNQYQYPDTQKGDMDAFSREPFVVHFEAPKTVAKEFVLIPQHTTPSNATKEIDELYDVFMDISERWKIKNVMFLGDFNAACGYVAKKNWKNIRLFSDTSFIWLIKDHVDTTVKHSTDCAYDRIVVHGEPFLRAIEPFSAQPFNFAKEFHLTEAQALEVSDHYPIEVKLKKTRESRIFTRSNKASHLLPTAFVLNIVLLFLII; via the exons ATGGCCCACTCAACTGCTATGGCTTCAAAATTTGTGCCTTTAACATCCAAAGTTTTGGTGATTCTAAATCAG ATTGTAGCTCGTTGTGACATATGCTTGCTCCAGGAGGTCAGAGACCAGAAAAATAAAGCCATACCACGCCTGATTGCTGCACTCAATGG ACTTTCCAGAGATGGTGAGTATGACTATGTGGCAAGTGGGCGTCTCGGGAGAACACAAACCTATCAGGAGCAATACGTTTTTGTTTACAG GAAAAGTACAGCCAAGCTGAAAAATCAGTATCAGTATCCAGATACACAGAAAGGGGACATGGATGCTTTCTCCAGAGAACCCTTTGTGGTACATTTTGAGGCTCctaaaacag TGGCCAAGGAGTTTGTCTTGATCCCACAGCACACCACTCCCTCAAATGCTACCAAAGAGATTGACGAACTCTATGATGTCTTTATGGATATTAGCGAGCGTTGGAAAATCAAG AATGTGATGTTCCTTGGCGACTTCAATGCAGCTTGTGGTTATGTGGCTAAGAAGAACTGGAAGAACATCAGACTTTTTTCTGATACCTCTTTCATTTGGCTCATTAAAGATCATGTGGACACTACAGTGAAACACTCGACTGACTGTGCGTATGACAG AATTGTTGTGCATGGAGAGCCATTTCTCAGAGCAATTGAGCCATTTTCAGCACAGCCATTCAATTTTGCCAAGGAATTCCATCTAACAGAGGCTCAG GCTCTAGAAGTAAGTGATCACTACCCCATTGAGGTGAAACTAAAGAAGACTAGAGAGTCAAGGATTTTCACAAGAAGCAACAAAGCATCTCATCTACTGCCTACAGCCTTTGTCCTCAATATAGTATTGCTCTTTCTGATAATATAA
- the LOC127420164 gene encoding mimecan-like isoform X1: MLDLRILLYFMTVPWMFCEMARNDKLVPRNRGISKIIDHEELDSESTVFMEVKRGKKKIIPTPDYDSTDDADDQNLGADNEDNKGIYLFSFAFKCILKRDTVPFFLLYLQSFELILFICFSELPTCLMCVCLTGSVYCEEISPDMTAVPPLPKETAFLYARFNKITKITNKDFGDIATLRKIDLSGNLISEIEDGAFSKLNQLEELTLAENKLVKLPVLPAKLVSLNVNHNLLKTKGIKANIFKKLRKLTYLYLGDNELEAVPPLPESLRVVHLHNNNITTLTDETFCKGNDTHYIRYNMLEVRLDGNPIVLAHHSNSFICLRALPIGHYK, from the exons ATGCTGGATTTGAGGATTTTACTCTATTTCATGACTGTACCATGGATGTTTTGTGAAATGGCAAGAAATGATAAACTGGTTCCTAGAAACAGAGGAATATCAAAAATAATAGATCATGAAGAATTAGACTCAGAGAGTACAGTTTTCATGGAAGTCAAGAGAGGAAAG AAAAAGATAATTCCTACCCCAGACTATGATAGTACAGATGATGCAGATGACCAAAATCTGGGAGCAGACAATGAAGATAATAAGGGTATTTACTTATTTAGTTTtgcattcaaatgtattttaaaaagagACACAgtgcctttttttcttttgtatttgcAGTCATTtgagttgattttatttatttgtttttcagaaCTTCCTACTTgcttgatgtgtgtgtgtcttactgGATCAGTGTATTGTGAGGAGATTTCCCCTGACATGACAGCAGTTCCACCTCTGCCAAAGGAAACTGCTTTCCTCTATGCACGCTTCAACAAAATCACGAAAATAACCAACAAAGACTTTGGTGATATTG ccacactgagaaaaattgaccTGTCTGGCAACCTGATCTCTGAAATAGAGGATGGAGCCTTTTCAAAACTCAATCAGCTAGAGGAACTAACACTAGCTGAGAACAAGCTGGTCAAACTGCCAGTGTTGCCTGCAAAACTCGTGTCACTCAATGTCAATCACAACCTACTTAAAACAAAGGGaataaaagcaaacattttcaag AAACTCCGCAAGCTGACATACCTCTACCTTGGAGATAATGAGCTGGAGGCTGTCCCACCCCTGCCTGAAAGTCTGCGTGTGGTTCATCTACAT aataacaatataacaacacTCACAGATGAGACTTTCTGCAAGGGAAACGACACACATTACATTAGATACAACATGCTGGAGGTTCGGCTTGATGGGAACCCAATAGTGCTGGCCCACCATTCCAACAGCTTCATCTGTCTGAGAGCTCTACCGATTGGACACTACAAGTGA
- the LOC127420164 gene encoding mimecan-like isoform X2, producing MLDLRILLYFMTVPWMFCEMARNDKLVPRNRGISKIIDHEELDSESTVFMEVKRGKKKIIPTPDYDSTDDADDQNLGADNEDNKELPTCLMCVCLTGSVYCEEISPDMTAVPPLPKETAFLYARFNKITKITNKDFGDIATLRKIDLSGNLISEIEDGAFSKLNQLEELTLAENKLVKLPVLPAKLVSLNVNHNLLKTKGIKANIFKKLRKLTYLYLGDNELEAVPPLPESLRVVHLHNNNITTLTDETFCKGNDTHYIRYNMLEVRLDGNPIVLAHHSNSFICLRALPIGHYK from the exons ATGCTGGATTTGAGGATTTTACTCTATTTCATGACTGTACCATGGATGTTTTGTGAAATGGCAAGAAATGATAAACTGGTTCCTAGAAACAGAGGAATATCAAAAATAATAGATCATGAAGAATTAGACTCAGAGAGTACAGTTTTCATGGAAGTCAAGAGAGGAAAG AAAAAGATAATTCCTACCCCAGACTATGATAGTACAGATGATGCAGATGACCAAAATCTGGGAGCAGACAATGAAGATAATAAGG aaCTTCCTACTTgcttgatgtgtgtgtgtcttactgGATCAGTGTATTGTGAGGAGATTTCCCCTGACATGACAGCAGTTCCACCTCTGCCAAAGGAAACTGCTTTCCTCTATGCACGCTTCAACAAAATCACGAAAATAACCAACAAAGACTTTGGTGATATTG ccacactgagaaaaattgaccTGTCTGGCAACCTGATCTCTGAAATAGAGGATGGAGCCTTTTCAAAACTCAATCAGCTAGAGGAACTAACACTAGCTGAGAACAAGCTGGTCAAACTGCCAGTGTTGCCTGCAAAACTCGTGTCACTCAATGTCAATCACAACCTACTTAAAACAAAGGGaataaaagcaaacattttcaag AAACTCCGCAAGCTGACATACCTCTACCTTGGAGATAATGAGCTGGAGGCTGTCCCACCCCTGCCTGAAAGTCTGCGTGTGGTTCATCTACAT aataacaatataacaacacTCACAGATGAGACTTTCTGCAAGGGAAACGACACACATTACATTAGATACAACATGCTGGAGGTTCGGCTTGATGGGAACCCAATAGTGCTGGCCCACCATTCCAACAGCTTCATCTGTCTGAGAGCTCTACCGATTGGACACTACAAGTGA
- the LOC127420224 gene encoding protein BTG2-like, with translation MAAGNKMKTEVSTAATFISSLLRTRGSLTEDELLLFTETLCSALLEHYHHHWFPQAPCRGSGYRCLRINHKMDPLIGNAGSAIGLTQEQLFSLLPKELTLWVDPYEVSYRIGEDGSTCVLYESSPAQPKCATSADTSGHYKEELKLRRSNRSKGFSIMDMLNLRGFTPKPSL, from the exons ATGGCAGCTGGAAACAAGATGAAAACGGAGGTCTCAACCGCTGCCACTTTTATCAGCAGTTTACTGAGAACTAGAGGCTCTCTCACTGAAGATGAGTTGCTTCTTTTCACTGAGACATTGTGCAGTGCTCTGCTTG aGCACTATCACCACCATTGGTTTCCTCAAGCTCCCTGCAGAGGCTCTGGCTATAGATGTTTAAGGATCAACCACAAAATGGACCCACTCATAGGCAACGCAGGCTCTGCCATTGGACTTACACAAGAGCAGCTTTTCTCATTGCTTCCAAAAGAGCTGACCTTGTGGGTGGACCCTTACGAAGTGTCCTATCGAATTGGCGAAGATGGATCCACGTGTGTTCTCTACGAGTCCTCACCAGCGCAGCCTAAATGTGCCACCTCAGCAGATACATCAGGCCACTACAAGGAGGAACTGAAACTCAGACGATCGAATCGATCAAAAGGGTTCAGTATAATGGACATGTTGAATTTGAGAGGTTTTACACCAAAACCCTCACTCTGA
- the LOC127420166 gene encoding small integral membrane protein 4-like, with amino-acid sequence MFRKSRNLKYILSLVPGKRQFGTYRFLPLFFCIGGVMEWIMINVRIGRETFYDVYRRKQSEREYQQKIDKGLTVLTESETK; translated from the exons ATGTTTAGAAAAAGTCGGaacctaaaatatatattaagtCTTGTACCTGGAAAAAGACAATTTGGGACATACAGATTTTTGCCCTTGTTCTTTTGTATTGGAGGGGTCATGGAGTGGATCATGATTAACGTGAGGATAGGAAGAGAAACATTTT ATGACGTCTACAGAAGAAAGCAATCGGAGAGGGAATATCAACAGAAAATTGACAAGGGCTTGACTGTCCTTACTGAGTCTGAAACCAAATGA
- the LOC127420154 gene encoding 60S ribosomal protein L10 — translation MGRRPARCYRYCKNKPYPKSRFCRGVPDPKIRIFDLGRKKAKVDEFPLCGHMVSDEYEQLSSEALEAARICANKYMVKTCGKDGFHIRVRLHPFHVIRINKMLSCAGADRLQTGMRGAFGKPQGTVARVHIGQVIMSVRTKAQNKEHVIEALRRAKFKFPGRQKIHISKKYGFTKFNATDFDGMLAEKRVVPDGCGVKYIPSRGPLRRWKALHAN, via the exons ATGGGTCGCCGTCCAGCGCGTTG CTACAGATACTGTAAGAACAAGCCTTACCCCAAGTCCCGTTTCTGTCGGGGTGTGCCTG ATCCCAAGATCAGGATCTTCGACTTGGGCAGGAAGAAGGCTAAGGTGGATGAGTTTCCCCTGTGTGGTCACATGGTATCTGATGAATATGAGCAGCTGTCCAGTGAAG CTCTTGAGGCTGCCCGTATCTGTGCTAACAAGTACATGGTGAAGACCTGTGGTAAAGATGGTTTCCACATCCGCGTCCGTCTGCACCCCTTCCATGTCATTCGCATCAACAAAATGTTGTCCTGTGCTGGAGCTGACAG GCTCCAGACTGGGATGCGTGGTGCTTTTGGAAAGCCCCAGGGCACAGTGGCTCGTGTGCACATTGGCCAGGTGATCATGTCGGTGCGCACAAAGGCCCAGAACAAGGAACATGTGATTGAGGCTCTGAGGAGAGCCAAGTTCAAGTTCCCAGGGCGTCAGAAG ATCCACATCTCTAAGAAGTATGGCTTCACAAAGTTCAATGCCACTGACTTCGATGGCATGCTGGCAGAGAAGCGTGTGGTCCCTGATGGCTGTGGGGTGAAATACATCCCCAGCCGTGGACCCCTGAGACGCTGGAAGGCCCTGCATGCCAACTAA
- the LOC127420153 gene encoding deoxyribonuclease gamma-like isoform X1, whose protein sequence is MNFRSEPGCYRMTADLKLLLLTISILYGPLNCYGFKICAFNIQSFGDSKSGDPKIMNSVSRIVARCDICLLQEVRDQKNKAIPRLIAALNGLSRDGEYDYVASGRLGRTQTYQEQYVFVYRKSTAKLKNQYQYPDTQKGDMDAFSREPFVVHFEAPKTVAKEFVLIPQHTTPSNATKEIDELYDVFMDISERWKIKNVMFLGDFNAACGYVAKKNWKNIRLFSDTSFIWLIKDHVDTTVKHSTDCAYDRIVVHGEPFLRAIEPFSAQPFNFAKEFHLTEAQALEVSDHYPIEVKLKKTRESRIFTRSNKASHLLPTAFVLNIVLLFLII, encoded by the exons atgaatttccgtTCGGAACCCGGCTG CTACAGAATGACTGCTGATCTCAAACTTCTCCTCCTTACCATCTCCATCCTCTATGGCCCACTCAACTGCTATGGCTTCAAAATTTGTGCCTTTAACATCCAAAGTTTTGGTGATTCTAAATCAGGTGATCccaaaatcatgaattctgtaTCACGG ATTGTAGCTCGTTGTGACATATGCTTGCTCCAGGAGGTCAGAGACCAGAAAAATAAAGCCATACCACGCCTGATTGCTGCACTCAATGG ACTTTCCAGAGATGGTGAGTATGACTATGTGGCAAGTGGGCGTCTCGGGAGAACACAAACCTATCAGGAGCAATACGTTTTTGTTTACAG GAAAAGTACAGCCAAGCTGAAAAATCAGTATCAGTATCCAGATACACAGAAAGGGGACATGGATGCTTTCTCCAGAGAACCCTTTGTGGTACATTTTGAGGCTCctaaaacag TGGCCAAGGAGTTTGTCTTGATCCCACAGCACACCACTCCCTCAAATGCTACCAAAGAGATTGACGAACTCTATGATGTCTTTATGGATATTAGCGAGCGTTGGAAAATCAAG AATGTGATGTTCCTTGGCGACTTCAATGCAGCTTGTGGTTATGTGGCTAAGAAGAACTGGAAGAACATCAGACTTTTTTCTGATACCTCTTTCATTTGGCTCATTAAAGATCATGTGGACACTACAGTGAAACACTCGACTGACTGTGCGTATGACAG AATTGTTGTGCATGGAGAGCCATTTCTCAGAGCAATTGAGCCATTTTCAGCACAGCCATTCAATTTTGCCAAGGAATTCCATCTAACAGAGGCTCAG GCTCTAGAAGTAAGTGATCACTACCCCATTGAGGTGAAACTAAAGAAGACTAGAGAGTCAAGGATTTTCACAAGAAGCAACAAAGCATCTCATCTACTGCCTACAGCCTTTGTCCTCAATATAGTATTGCTCTTTCTGATAATATAA
- the LOC127420165 gene encoding BTB/POZ domain-containing protein KCTD6 produces the protein MDNGDWGHRLAHLVTLNIGGHLYTTSVSTLQRYPDSMLGAMFRGDFPTTRDAQGNYFIDRDGTLFRYILNFLRTSELTLPVDFMEMDLLRKEADFYQIEPLIHCLNDPKPLYPLDTFEQVVELSSTRKLSKYSNPVAVIITQLTITTKVHSLLEGISNNFTKWNKHMMDTRDCQVSFTFGPCDHHQEVSLRVHLMDYITKQGFTIRNTRVHHMSERANENTVEHHWTFCRLAYKVED, from the coding sequence TTGGCTCACCTAGTCACCTTAAATATTGGAGGTCACCTCTACACCACCTCTGTCTCCACTCTACAACGTTACCCAGATTCCATGCTGGGGGCCATGTTCCGTGGCGACTTCCCCACCACACGGGATGCTCAGGGCAACTACTTCATCGATCGGGACGGGACGCTTTTCCGCTATATATTAAACTTCTTACGCACATCCGAGCTCACTCTTCCTGTTGACTTCATGGAGATGGACCTTCTGCGTAAAGAAGCTGACTTCTATCAGATTGAGCCATTAATCCATTGCCTCAATGACCCAAAGCCTCTCTACCCACTGGACACCTTTGAACAGGTGGTGGAGTTGTCTAGCACCCGCAAGCTCTCTAAGTACTCAAACCCTGTAGCAGTTATTATTACGCAACTAACCATAACCACCAAGGTCCACTCACTGCTCGAGGGAATATCCaacaacttcaccaaatggaACAAACACATGATGGACACCAGAGACTGTCAGGTGTCTTTCACCTTTGGACCGTGTGACCACCATCAAGAGGTGTCTCTAAGGGTCCACCTCATGGACTACATCACTAAACAGGGATTCACAATTCGGAACACACGAGTGCACCACATGAGTGAGCGTGCCAATGAGAACACAGTTGAGCATCATTGGACTTTCTGCAGGCTAGCTTATAAAGTAGAGGATTGA
- the LOC127420153 gene encoding deoxyribonuclease gamma-like isoform X2 produces MCYRMTADLKLLLLTISILYGPLNCYGFKICAFNIQSFGDSKSGDPKIMNSVSRIVARCDICLLQEVRDQKNKAIPRLIAALNGLSRDGEYDYVASGRLGRTQTYQEQYVFVYRKSTAKLKNQYQYPDTQKGDMDAFSREPFVVHFEAPKTVAKEFVLIPQHTTPSNATKEIDELYDVFMDISERWKIKNVMFLGDFNAACGYVAKKNWKNIRLFSDTSFIWLIKDHVDTTVKHSTDCAYDRIVVHGEPFLRAIEPFSAQPFNFAKEFHLTEAQALEVSDHYPIEVKLKKTRESRIFTRSNKASHLLPTAFVLNIVLLFLII; encoded by the exons ATGTG CTACAGAATGACTGCTGATCTCAAACTTCTCCTCCTTACCATCTCCATCCTCTATGGCCCACTCAACTGCTATGGCTTCAAAATTTGTGCCTTTAACATCCAAAGTTTTGGTGATTCTAAATCAGGTGATCccaaaatcatgaattctgtaTCACGG ATTGTAGCTCGTTGTGACATATGCTTGCTCCAGGAGGTCAGAGACCAGAAAAATAAAGCCATACCACGCCTGATTGCTGCACTCAATGG ACTTTCCAGAGATGGTGAGTATGACTATGTGGCAAGTGGGCGTCTCGGGAGAACACAAACCTATCAGGAGCAATACGTTTTTGTTTACAG GAAAAGTACAGCCAAGCTGAAAAATCAGTATCAGTATCCAGATACACAGAAAGGGGACATGGATGCTTTCTCCAGAGAACCCTTTGTGGTACATTTTGAGGCTCctaaaacag TGGCCAAGGAGTTTGTCTTGATCCCACAGCACACCACTCCCTCAAATGCTACCAAAGAGATTGACGAACTCTATGATGTCTTTATGGATATTAGCGAGCGTTGGAAAATCAAG AATGTGATGTTCCTTGGCGACTTCAATGCAGCTTGTGGTTATGTGGCTAAGAAGAACTGGAAGAACATCAGACTTTTTTCTGATACCTCTTTCATTTGGCTCATTAAAGATCATGTGGACACTACAGTGAAACACTCGACTGACTGTGCGTATGACAG AATTGTTGTGCATGGAGAGCCATTTCTCAGAGCAATTGAGCCATTTTCAGCACAGCCATTCAATTTTGCCAAGGAATTCCATCTAACAGAGGCTCAG GCTCTAGAAGTAAGTGATCACTACCCCATTGAGGTGAAACTAAAGAAGACTAGAGAGTCAAGGATTTTCACAAGAAGCAACAAAGCATCTCATCTACTGCCTACAGCCTTTGTCCTCAATATAGTATTGCTCTTTCTGATAATATAA